In the genome of Coregonus clupeaformis isolate EN_2021a chromosome 1, ASM2061545v1, whole genome shotgun sequence, one region contains:
- the ifit8 gene encoding interferon-induced protein with tetratricopeptide repeats 8, whose product MSDSEKTLEKNLKKLQCHFTWELNKEQADLNLLEIKLHETLEVVQEGYEGNLKRHSLNLLAYIKHLKGEDEGALECLEKAERENAHGERLCVVTYGNLAWVCHHIGDDIRAEGYIQKLEEVHKASATASTSVLLVPRELHSEKAWSLLKFSKHHYTRAKECFQEALQMEPEDKEWNSGFAFSLFRLEGLVTREGQRLSYEDSLAVKQLKNALELNPDSAMTRVYLGLKCYKNRRNAEAWGYMRKALSLAPYDLSVVLQVGRFMKKEESYDESLAVLRRMLQRAPNSSRLHHEIANNYRWKAKQSGDPHDQTLLKRCVIHLEEGARLNPTHIYPQVELAVRYSELKDTSKAMDKFQELWSRSDLKPSDRQAWHRMYGDVQLYRLGSERTAVNHYKEGMRLYNISSEWSQCRRRLLKVLRVNRERRRDDPYDIREFVDSFKRGVFNVEDAGVSALTLGPP is encoded by the exons ATGAG TGACAGTGAGAAAACCCTTGAAAAGAACCTAAAGAAACTGCAATGTCACTTCACCTGGGAGCTAAACAAGGAACAAGCTGACCTCAACCTCCTGGAGATAAAACTACATGAAACCCTGGAGGTAGTTCAGGAGGGCTATGAAGGCAATCTGAAGAGGCACAGTTTAAACCTGCTGGCTTATATTAAACACCTGAAAGGTgaagatgagggagcactggAATGCTTAGAGAAGGCAGAGAGGGAAAACGCTCATGGCGAGAGGCTGTGTGTAGTGACGTATGGAAACCTGGCCTGGGTCTGCCATCACATTGGAGATGACATAAGAGCAGAAGGGTATATTCAGAAGCTGGAGGAGGTACACAAGGCCAGTGCCACAGCCTCAACCTCTGTCCTGCTTGTTCCCAGAGAGCTCCACAGTGAGAAGGCCTGGTCCCTCCTCAAGTTCTCAAAGCACCACTACACAAG AGCCAAGGAGTGCTTTCAGGAGGCTCTGCAGATGGAGCCTGAAGATAAGGAGTGGAACTCGGGTTTTGCCTTCTCTCTGTTCCGCCTGGAGGGACTGGTGACTAGGGAGGGTCAGAGGCTCTCCTATGAGGACTCCCTTGCTGTTAAACAGCTGAAGAATGCCCTGGAACTCAACCCAGACAGCGCCATGACCAGGGTCTACCTGGGCCTGAAGTGCTACAAGAACCGGAGGAACGCAGAGGCCTGGGGCTATATGAGGAAGGCTCTGAGTCTGGCACCCTACGACCTCAGTGTGGTACTACAG GTGGGGAGATTCATGAAAAAGGAGGAGAGTTATGATGAATCCCTGGCAGTGCTGCGTAGGATGCTGCAGAGGGCGCCAAACTCTTCCCGCCTGCACCACGAGATAGCCAACAACTACCGCTGGAAGGCTAAGCAGAGTGGAGACCCCCACGACCAAACACTGCTCAAACGCTGTGTTATCCATCTGGAGGAGGGGGCACGCCTCAATCCCACACACATCTACCCACAG GTGGAGCTGGCTGTGAGGTACTCAGAGCTGAAGGACACCAGTAAGGCCATGGATAAGTTCCAGGAGCTGTGGTCCCGGTCAGACCTGAAGCCCTCCGACCGCCAGGCCTGGCACCGCATGTATGGGGACGTCCAGCTCTACCGCCTGGGCTCTGAGAGAACCGCTGTCAACCACTACAAGGAGGGCATGAGGCTCTATAACATATCATCTGAATGGAGTCAATGTAGAAGAAGGCTGCTCAAAGTGCTGAGGGTtaacagggagaggagaagagatgaccCCTATGATATTAGAGAGTTTGTTGACTCATTCAAGAGAGGGGTTTTTAATGTGGAGGACGCTGGGGTGTCGGCACTGACACTGGGCCCCCCATAG